One Gordonia mangrovi genomic region harbors:
- a CDS encoding SLC13 family permease, with translation MTALGNTVTASWRGIVVVGVPVAVLLAPSFGGLDEVQHRLLAIFIFAVLAWVLEPIPIFATSVVVITAELFLISDKVPSLWALPEGSGDPLPYAGILAAFADPIIILFLGGFFLAAAATKYRLDRNLARVILAPFGTRTPMVVLALLSITALFSMFMSNTATAAMMLAVAAPVIASLEPDDPARRALVLAIPIGANIGGIGTPIGTPPNAVAINYLGPGNELGISPINFAQWMLFAVPFVVVLLAIAWLLIGRLYRSQTTHVRLEIDSRWLISPGAIIVYVTFVITVLLWLTSSWHGVPSNMIAMIPIAVFLVTGVMNAKDLRSLSWEVLWLVAGGVALGNAMFSTGLSQWFVDQVPFESFSGVVIIGVLGLVAILMSTFISNTATAALLLPLVAALGVDSPALESLGGAMPALIMTTFACSLAMALPVSTPPNSMAHATGELQTRDMARPGVLLGVIGLAATAVLVTVLVAT, from the coding sequence GTGACGGCTCTGGGGAACACGGTGACAGCGTCCTGGCGTGGGATCGTCGTCGTGGGTGTTCCCGTCGCCGTTCTGCTCGCGCCCTCCTTCGGTGGCCTCGACGAGGTGCAGCACCGGTTGCTGGCGATCTTCATCTTCGCCGTGCTGGCCTGGGTGCTGGAACCGATTCCGATCTTCGCCACCTCGGTCGTGGTCATCACCGCGGAACTGTTCCTGATCTCCGACAAGGTCCCGTCGCTGTGGGCGCTGCCCGAGGGATCCGGTGACCCGCTGCCCTACGCCGGGATCCTGGCGGCCTTCGCCGACCCGATCATCATCCTGTTCCTCGGTGGCTTCTTCCTGGCTGCTGCGGCCACCAAGTACCGCCTGGACCGCAACCTCGCGCGGGTCATCCTGGCACCGTTCGGAACCCGAACACCGATGGTGGTCCTGGCGTTGCTGAGCATCACCGCACTCTTCTCGATGTTCATGTCGAACACCGCCACCGCCGCGATGATGCTGGCGGTCGCCGCGCCGGTCATCGCGAGTCTGGAACCCGACGACCCGGCCCGGCGGGCCCTGGTGCTGGCCATTCCCATCGGTGCGAACATCGGTGGCATCGGCACCCCGATCGGCACCCCGCCGAACGCGGTGGCCATCAACTATCTCGGTCCGGGCAACGAACTCGGGATCTCCCCGATCAACTTCGCGCAGTGGATGCTGTTCGCGGTCCCTTTCGTCGTGGTCCTGCTCGCGATCGCCTGGCTGCTGATCGGCCGGCTCTACCGCTCGCAGACCACCCATGTGCGGCTGGAGATCGACTCCCGGTGGCTGATCTCGCCCGGGGCGATCATCGTCTACGTCACCTTTGTGATCACCGTGCTGCTCTGGCTGACCAGTTCGTGGCACGGGGTGCCGTCCAACATGATCGCGATGATCCCGATCGCGGTGTTCCTGGTGACCGGGGTGATGAACGCCAAGGACCTGCGCTCGCTGAGCTGGGAGGTGCTGTGGCTGGTCGCCGGCGGTGTGGCGCTGGGCAACGCGATGTTCTCGACCGGTCTGAGCCAGTGGTTCGTCGACCAGGTGCCGTTCGAGTCGTTCAGCGGTGTGGTGATCATCGGCGTCCTCGGCCTGGTGGCGATCCTGATGAGCACGTTCATCTCCAACACCGCCACCGCGGCGCTGCTGCTGCCGTTGGTCGCCGCACTCGGTGTCGACAGCCCCGCGCTGGAGTCGCTCGGCGGGGCGATGCCCGCGCTGATCATGACGACCTTCGCCTGTTCGCTGGCGATGGCCCTGCCGGTGAGCACGCCACCGAACTCGATGGCGCACGCCACCGGTGAACTCCAGACGCGGGACATGGCTCGCCCCGGTGTGCTGCTCGGCGTGATCGGTCTGGCCGCGACGGCGGTCCTCGTCACGGTCCTGGTGGCGACGTGA
- a CDS encoding response regulator, with product MSTTPLIVCVDDQREVGSALLRDLEPLTSHFTVVDCTSAAEAWEELEEADSRGRPVALLICDHLMPVETGVAFLTRVRSDFRFRGVHSILLTGMATQQDTIEAINAAQLDRYVSKPWDPQRLLTVVKEELTRWVLENSLPTDRFEGSLAGDVIMRESWRDGTDPRA from the coding sequence GTGAGCACGACGCCCCTGATCGTGTGCGTGGACGACCAGCGTGAGGTCGGGAGCGCGCTGCTGCGCGACCTGGAGCCGCTGACCTCCCACTTCACCGTCGTGGACTGCACCTCCGCGGCCGAGGCCTGGGAGGAGCTGGAGGAGGCCGACAGCCGCGGCCGGCCGGTCGCGCTGCTGATCTGCGACCACCTGATGCCGGTGGAGACCGGGGTGGCCTTCCTGACCCGGGTGCGGTCGGACTTCCGCTTTCGCGGTGTGCACAGCATCCTGCTGACCGGGATGGCCACCCAACAGGACACGATTGAGGCGATCAACGCCGCTCAACTCGACCGCTACGTGAGCAAACCGTGGGACCCGCAGCGTCTGCTCACGGTGGTCAAGGAGGAACTGACCCGCTGGGTCCTCGAGAACAGCCTGCCCACCGACCGCTTCGAGGGCTCCCTGGCCGGGGACGTGATCATGCGGGAATCGTGGCGGGACGGAACCGATCCCCGTGCCTGA
- the glgX gene encoding glycogen debranching protein GlgX, giving the protein MNRAQNRPTGDADTWPAGETDGQICAGFSAPLGATVRDDGVNFSVFAKDATELDILLFDDEQSTAPTRVIRLDPYRHRTYHYWHAFVPGIGPGQVYAYRAHGPVAPERGVWFDRDKVLLDPYGKAVVVPTTYDRRCAALPGDNVATAMRSVVVDPEAYDWEGDTPLRRPAAETVIYEMHVRGFTRNPNSGVAEVKRGTYAGLIDKIPYLCDLGINAVELLPVFQFDPQGAPDELVNHWGYQPVSFFAPHHAYASAPGALAVLDEFRDMVKALHRADIEVILDVVFNHTAEGRPDEPTFCYRGLANDFYYLLEPDKSRYADFSGCGNALNANQPIVRRLILDSLRYWVSEMHVDGFRFDLASILARDETGRPRSSPPVLWDIESDPVLAGTKLIAEAWDAAGLYQVGTFVGDAWLEWNGRFRDDVRRFIKGERGAVKGLAARLVGSPDIYGQQNREAEQSVNFVTSHDGFTLNDLVSYNEKHNDANGENNRDGADDNHSWNCGIEGPTTDPEVEALRTRQIKNLLTLNLLAAGMPMLVMGDEVRRTQRGNNNAYCQDNMISWFDWDLVERHADIHRFAARLIRYHTYPMGDGLPLVLNELLERAEIEWHGVWLYRPDWSDDSHSLAISLRSLRAEVCLHGMVNAYWEPLSFEIPSTLSSTGESSPWRRWVDTALPSPDDVGPWHTAPPVDGSEYTVQPRSVVVLIRDGSPGIAHARR; this is encoded by the coding sequence GTGAACCGAGCCCAGAATCGCCCGACCGGCGACGCCGACACGTGGCCCGCGGGGGAAACGGACGGTCAGATCTGCGCGGGGTTCAGTGCTCCGCTCGGTGCCACCGTGCGCGACGATGGGGTCAACTTCAGCGTGTTCGCCAAGGACGCGACCGAACTCGACATCCTGCTGTTCGACGACGAGCAGTCGACCGCACCCACGAGAGTGATCCGGCTCGATCCCTACCGGCACCGGACCTACCACTACTGGCATGCCTTCGTGCCCGGCATCGGGCCGGGTCAGGTCTACGCCTACCGGGCACACGGGCCCGTGGCGCCCGAGCGGGGGGTGTGGTTCGATCGCGACAAGGTGCTGCTCGATCCTTACGGTAAAGCCGTCGTCGTGCCCACGACCTACGATCGCCGCTGCGCCGCGCTTCCCGGCGACAACGTCGCCACCGCGATGCGAAGCGTGGTCGTCGATCCGGAGGCCTACGACTGGGAAGGCGACACACCGCTACGACGGCCGGCAGCCGAGACGGTCATCTACGAGATGCACGTACGCGGCTTCACCCGCAATCCGAACTCCGGAGTCGCCGAGGTCAAGCGCGGAACCTACGCGGGACTCATCGACAAGATCCCGTACCTGTGCGACCTCGGCATCAACGCGGTCGAGTTGTTGCCGGTGTTCCAGTTCGACCCGCAGGGCGCCCCCGATGAACTGGTGAACCACTGGGGATACCAACCGGTGTCGTTCTTCGCGCCGCACCACGCCTACGCGTCGGCCCCAGGGGCGCTGGCCGTGCTCGACGAGTTCCGCGACATGGTCAAGGCGCTGCATCGCGCAGACATCGAAGTCATCCTCGACGTCGTCTTCAACCACACCGCCGAAGGTCGACCCGACGAACCGACGTTCTGCTACCGCGGCCTGGCCAACGACTTCTACTACCTCCTGGAACCAGACAAGTCCCGCTATGCCGACTTCAGCGGCTGTGGCAACGCACTCAATGCCAATCAGCCGATCGTGCGGCGGCTGATCCTGGACAGTCTGCGCTACTGGGTGTCGGAGATGCACGTCGACGGGTTCCGCTTCGACCTGGCCTCGATCTTGGCGCGCGACGAGACGGGGCGTCCTCGGTCGAGTCCACCGGTGCTGTGGGACATCGAGAGTGATCCCGTCCTCGCGGGTACGAAGCTGATCGCCGAGGCCTGGGATGCCGCCGGGCTCTATCAGGTGGGAACTTTCGTCGGCGACGCGTGGCTGGAATGGAACGGCCGATTCCGGGACGACGTGCGGCGCTTCATCAAGGGCGAACGCGGAGCCGTGAAAGGGCTGGCCGCACGTTTGGTGGGCAGCCCGGACATCTACGGTCAGCAGAACCGGGAGGCCGAGCAGAGCGTCAATTTCGTGACGTCACACGACGGCTTCACGCTCAACGACCTGGTCTCCTACAACGAGAAGCACAACGACGCCAACGGCGAGAACAACCGCGACGGAGCCGACGACAACCACAGTTGGAACTGCGGGATCGAGGGTCCCACCACCGATCCGGAGGTTGAGGCGTTGCGCACCCGACAGATCAAGAATCTGTTGACACTGAATCTGCTTGCGGCCGGCATGCCGATGCTGGTCATGGGTGATGAGGTCCGCCGAACGCAGCGAGGCAACAACAATGCGTACTGCCAGGACAACATGATCAGCTGGTTCGACTGGGACCTCGTCGAACGCCATGCCGACATTCACCGCTTCGCCGCTCGACTCATCAGGTATCACACGTACCCGATGGGCGACGGGCTCCCACTCGTGTTGAACGAACTGCTCGAACGCGCCGAGATCGAGTGGCATGGGGTGTGGCTGTATCGCCCGGACTGGTCGGACGACTCCCATTCCCTGGCCATCTCGCTGCGGAGCCTGCGTGCCGAGGTGTGCCTGCACGGGATGGTGAACGCGTACTGGGAACCGCTGAGCTTCGAGATTCCGTCGACGCTGTCGTCGACGGGGGAATCGTCGCCCTGGCGGCGCTGGGTCGACACGGCTCTGCCGTCGCCCGATGACGTGGGGCCCTGGCATACCGCGCCGCCGGTGGACGGGTCCGAGTACACCGTGCAACCCCGGTCGGTGGTGGTGCTGATCCGAGACGGCTCTCCAGGAATCGCCCACGCGCGCCGATAG
- a CDS encoding DUF4386 family protein, which translates to MFILTAYLMLIAEATDSAAVVFLVDAVSGLSVIGIAVLLYPMFRPSSPIASGIYLGARVLEGAIMIAAGTLFLAGQTGVRSDLYEHVHIYCFIIGAAFLYYLLYQTALVPRFIAIWGFVAVGFLVLTTVLSWFDYGSPWLDATLVLMIGNEVFMAIWLMARGFTATALVPDDAPW; encoded by the coding sequence GTGTTCATCCTCACCGCGTATCTCATGCTCATCGCCGAGGCGACCGACTCGGCCGCGGTGGTCTTTCTCGTCGACGCGGTCAGCGGATTGTCGGTCATCGGGATCGCGGTCCTGTTGTATCCGATGTTCCGGCCGTCGTCGCCGATCGCATCGGGCATCTATCTTGGGGCCAGGGTCCTCGAGGGCGCGATCATGATCGCGGCGGGGACGCTCTTCCTGGCCGGGCAAACCGGCGTCCGCAGCGACCTGTACGAGCACGTCCACATCTACTGCTTCATCATCGGCGCGGCTTTCCTGTACTACTTGCTGTACCAGACCGCGCTGGTCCCGCGGTTCATCGCCATCTGGGGCTTCGTGGCAGTCGGCTTCCTCGTGCTCACCACGGTGCTGTCGTGGTTCGACTACGGCAGTCCGTGGTTGGACGCGACGTTGGTGCTGATGATCGGCAACGAGGTCTTCATGGCCATCTGGTTGATGGCCCGAGGGTTCACCGCGACTGCCCTCGTGCCCGACGATGCACCGTGGTGA
- a CDS encoding nuclear transport factor 2 family protein translates to MSPRGEAARGHREIRTVLGRLLDGEAAGSLHESTIDRVEFVTDDVAVVDGRARVTGVAPSLGGEAAVVVHGFIDVLVRRDGRWVISQIRAYGLESPGR, encoded by the coding sequence GTGAGCCCGCGTGGTGAGGCGGCCCGCGGACACCGTGAGATTCGGACGGTGTTGGGCCGACTACTCGACGGTGAGGCCGCCGGGTCGCTACACGAAAGCACCATCGACCGTGTCGAATTCGTCACCGACGACGTCGCGGTTGTCGACGGCCGGGCGCGCGTGACCGGGGTGGCGCCCTCGCTCGGCGGCGAGGCAGCAGTCGTCGTCCACGGCTTCATCGACGTACTCGTGCGGCGCGACGGACGCTGGGTGATTTCCCAGATCCGTGCCTATGGGCTGGAGTCGCCCGGTCGTTGA
- a CDS encoding helix-turn-helix domain-containing protein, whose protein sequence is MLLGPDGEQIPLPLEVYETLTQIVDAMKHHRAVTVAPIDQKLTTQAAADYLGISRPTLIKLIEQKKIPCEMVDGSRHRRLVLGDLIDYQSKRSAEHRAALQSLVEDAEETGLYDVPAEDYQDAIRAARKEIAGERKAQ, encoded by the coding sequence ATGCTGCTCGGCCCGGACGGCGAGCAGATCCCGCTTCCCTTGGAGGTCTACGAGACGCTGACTCAGATCGTCGACGCGATGAAGCACCACCGCGCGGTCACCGTCGCCCCGATCGACCAGAAGCTGACCACCCAGGCTGCCGCCGACTACCTGGGGATCAGCCGGCCGACGCTGATCAAGTTGATCGAGCAGAAGAAGATTCCCTGCGAGATGGTGGACGGCAGCCGTCACCGCAGACTCGTGCTGGGAGACCTCATCGACTACCAGTCCAAGCGATCCGCTGAGCATCGCGCCGCGCTCCAATCGCTCGTGGAGGACGCCGAGGAGACGGGTCTCTACGACGTTCCCGCCGAGGACTATCAGGACGCGATTCGCGCCGCCCGCAAGGAGATTGCCGGGGAGCGCAAAGCGCAGTGA
- a CDS encoding carboxylesterase/lipase family protein yields the protein MTRADAEAPAVITSGGRVSGLLVDGVFAYLGIPYAAPPIGESAFAAPAPAIAWDGVRPATQYGPTVPQVGYPGPIAALLDNPIVLGDDYLNLNVWTPDPSASGLPVMVWIHGGAFTRGSNRIEIYAGDTFARDGVVCVGINYRLGTAGFASIEGAPDNRGLLDQIAALAWVRDNIAVFGGDPDNVTVFGESAGAMSVASLLASPLAAGLFRRAVMQSGNGSAAADPADARKVTARMAQILSVDATAEAFGRISVEDMLRAQTQVALELMLDPDPEVWGPTVVDVGMGIMSQFPVVDGEVLTAIPQEAIAAGAGVDIPLLAGWNADEFRFFMVATGGAQAVTEEAAAAILGRRPGGVDHLRRRLDAGASAGDVVSEALTARAFSSPTTAIAESRPAGATHLYEFGYRSPQADIRAGHAVEIPFVFDHLAEAHALTGPEPDQRIADEMHRAWVGFATTGDPGWSAYCDANDLRRFV from the coding sequence ATGACTCGTGCTGACGCGGAAGCCCCCGCGGTGATCACCTCCGGTGGTCGGGTGTCCGGCCTGCTTGTCGATGGGGTCTTCGCCTATCTCGGAATCCCTTATGCGGCACCGCCCATCGGTGAGTCGGCCTTCGCCGCCCCGGCGCCTGCCATTGCGTGGGACGGCGTCCGGCCGGCCACGCAGTACGGGCCGACGGTGCCACAGGTCGGCTACCCCGGCCCGATCGCGGCACTGCTCGACAACCCGATCGTGCTCGGCGACGACTACCTCAATCTCAACGTGTGGACCCCGGACCCGAGCGCGAGCGGACTGCCGGTGATGGTCTGGATACACGGGGGCGCATTCACGCGTGGCTCCAATCGCATCGAGATCTATGCCGGGGACACGTTCGCGCGCGACGGCGTCGTCTGCGTCGGGATCAACTATCGGCTCGGCACAGCCGGTTTCGCCTCGATCGAGGGGGCGCCCGACAACCGCGGGCTGCTCGATCAGATCGCCGCGTTGGCGTGGGTGCGCGACAATATCGCGGTGTTCGGAGGCGACCCCGACAACGTGACCGTCTTCGGCGAGTCCGCGGGTGCCATGAGTGTGGCGTCGCTGCTGGCATCACCGCTCGCCGCGGGCCTGTTCCGACGCGCAGTCATGCAGAGTGGCAACGGTTCTGCCGCCGCCGATCCCGCCGACGCACGCAAGGTCACCGCTCGGATGGCGCAGATCCTCTCGGTCGATGCGACCGCCGAAGCATTCGGCCGCATCAGCGTCGAAGACATGCTGCGCGCCCAAACGCAGGTGGCGCTGGAGTTGATGCTCGATCCGGACCCGGAGGTGTGGGGACCGACGGTCGTCGACGTCGGCATGGGGATCATGTCGCAGTTCCCGGTCGTGGACGGGGAGGTCCTCACCGCGATTCCGCAGGAGGCCATCGCGGCCGGCGCCGGGGTCGACATACCATTGCTCGCGGGCTGGAACGCTGACGAGTTCCGATTCTTCATGGTCGCGACCGGCGGGGCGCAGGCCGTCACCGAGGAGGCAGCGGCGGCCATCCTGGGGCGTCGTCCCGGCGGCGTCGATCATCTCCGCCGTCGGCTCGACGCCGGGGCGAGCGCCGGTGATGTGGTCAGCGAGGCGCTCACCGCGCGGGCGTTCTCGTCCCCGACGACCGCGATCGCCGAGTCTCGACCGGCCGGTGCGACACACCTGTACGAGTTCGGGTACCGCAGCCCGCAGGCCGATATCCGGGCCGGCCACGCGGTGGAGATCCCGTTCGTCTTCGACCATCTCGCCGAAGCCCATGCGTTGACCGGACCCGAACCCGATCAACGCATCGCCGACGAGATGCATCGTGCGTGGGTGGGGTTCGCGACCACCGGTGATCCGGGGTGGTCGGCGTACTGCGATGCGAACGACCTGCGGCGTTTCGTCTGA
- a CDS encoding NAD(P)-dependent alcohol dehydrogenase: MKAVVQDRYGTPDILRVEELPLPQPRSGQVRVKVVATSVNLSDWENLRGRPAYARIGGLRRPKHPTPGSDIAGWVDAIGEGVTRFRIGDAVYGDNLFLKGGFAEYAVAVETALTHKPTDLDFVAASAIPQSGAIALQGTHGAAPGTRVLINGGGGGSGVFAIQLAKRAGAHVTGVDTAAKLDFMRSLGADEAIDYRQDDFTRQRYDLILDMVAHRSVFAYRRALNRGGRYRCVGGTVPTLLRVLTAGAVVGAVTGRRLGMLAVKEGPAHFSPVADLCLAGEIDTRVDRTYSLEETAAALGCVGAGQALGKVVVTP, from the coding sequence GTGAAGGCCGTTGTCCAGGACCGCTACGGCACGCCCGACATCTTGCGTGTCGAGGAGTTGCCGCTCCCGCAACCCCGATCCGGGCAGGTGCGGGTCAAGGTGGTCGCGACGTCGGTCAACCTGAGTGACTGGGAGAATCTCCGCGGCCGCCCGGCCTACGCCCGGATCGGCGGTCTGCGCAGACCGAAGCACCCGACACCGGGCTCCGACATCGCCGGGTGGGTCGACGCGATCGGCGAGGGAGTGACCCGGTTTCGTATCGGTGACGCTGTCTACGGCGACAACCTGTTCCTCAAGGGTGGATTCGCCGAGTACGCCGTCGCGGTCGAGACGGCGCTGACGCACAAACCGACCGACCTGGATTTCGTCGCGGCCTCGGCGATCCCCCAGTCGGGCGCGATCGCGCTGCAGGGCACCCACGGTGCGGCACCGGGCACGCGGGTGCTGATCAACGGCGGCGGCGGCGGTTCCGGCGTGTTCGCGATCCAGCTCGCCAAACGGGCGGGTGCCCACGTCACCGGCGTGGACACCGCGGCGAAGCTCGACTTCATGCGCTCACTCGGCGCGGACGAGGCCATCGACTACCGGCAGGACGACTTCACCCGTCAGCGCTACGACCTGATCCTCGACATGGTGGCCCACCGTTCGGTCTTCGCCTACCGCCGGGCGCTCAATCGCGGCGGCCGCTACCGCTGCGTCGGCGGTACCGTTCCGACGCTGTTGCGGGTCCTCACCGCCGGTGCCGTCGTCGGCGCCGTCACCGGCCGCCGGCTGGGCATGTTGGCGGTCAAGGAGGGCCCCGCCCACTTCTCACCCGTGGCCGACCTGTGCCTCGCCGGCGAGATCGACACGCGCGTCGATCGCACCTATTCGCTCGAGGAGACCGCGGCGGCCCTCGGCTGCGTCGGTGCGGGTCAGGCCCTTGGCAAGGTGGTCGTCACCCCGTGA
- a CDS encoding sensor histidine kinase, which translates to MSRPEKHLGLAEQFFGDDARTQRLAPGEALMRAGEPNTRLYLVLRGELRCEGEDEQGVWRELFVLRSGDLAGVTSFFGRPHTSVYDMVAMSEVSVAYLDRVEIPPERKESVDASLVPLVVHALHRRDVQRSELERMLGVAQFGAGIAHELNNTLAVALQGWSWLDRVVSQRLLQGRSAEVVDAFTAGRAEHPHPSSAQVRRRARELAGRYGWGESFARRWARAGLPAPEAGQNTADMLEFFEIGEALADATSAIGHTRHVLDQMHALGQRRQQHTSTFDIATSVDAGLGLVRHLLSGVDVEVISEPEILVHCDRLQLDQVWANLARNAANALRAPGLTEPPRLRIECDIATGMARVRMTDNGPGIDPEILPEIFSPQVTDAPGRTSMGLGLGLSLARSVVTAYGGMIGASNVSPHGAQLEVRLPLAQPTGDRPAPNPTNGAPS; encoded by the coding sequence GTGAGCCGCCCGGAAAAGCATCTGGGCCTGGCCGAGCAGTTCTTCGGCGACGACGCCCGCACTCAGCGGCTCGCCCCGGGCGAGGCCCTGATGCGAGCGGGTGAGCCCAACACCCGTCTCTATCTGGTACTCCGGGGTGAACTGCGCTGTGAGGGCGAGGACGAACAGGGCGTGTGGCGCGAGTTGTTCGTGCTGCGCAGCGGCGATCTGGCCGGGGTCACCAGCTTCTTCGGCAGGCCGCACACCTCCGTCTACGACATGGTGGCGATGAGTGAGGTGTCCGTGGCCTACCTGGACCGGGTCGAGATCCCGCCCGAGCGCAAGGAGTCGGTGGACGCAAGTCTGGTGCCCCTGGTGGTGCACGCCCTCCATCGGCGGGATGTGCAGCGAAGTGAGCTCGAGCGAATGCTCGGCGTCGCACAGTTCGGCGCCGGGATCGCGCATGAACTCAACAACACCCTGGCCGTCGCGTTGCAGGGCTGGTCGTGGCTCGACCGGGTGGTGAGCCAGCGGCTGCTGCAGGGCCGCAGCGCCGAGGTCGTCGACGCCTTTACTGCCGGCCGTGCCGAGCACCCACACCCGTCCTCGGCGCAGGTGCGTCGACGCGCCCGGGAACTGGCCGGCCGGTACGGGTGGGGCGAGAGCTTCGCCCGCCGCTGGGCCCGCGCCGGCCTGCCTGCCCCGGAGGCCGGTCAGAACACCGCCGACATGCTGGAGTTCTTCGAGATCGGTGAGGCACTGGCCGACGCCACCTCGGCCATCGGCCACACTCGGCACGTGCTGGACCAGATGCACGCACTCGGCCAACGGCGGCAGCAGCACACCAGCACCTTCGACATCGCCACGTCGGTGGACGCCGGACTGGGACTGGTCCGGCATCTGCTGTCGGGCGTGGACGTCGAGGTGATCTCGGAGCCGGAGATCCTGGTCCACTGCGACCGCCTGCAACTCGACCAGGTCTGGGCGAACCTGGCCCGCAACGCCGCGAACGCCCTACGCGCCCCGGGGCTGACGGAGCCGCCGCGGCTGCGCATCGAGTGCGACATCGCCACGGGGATGGCCAGGGTGCGGATGACCGACAACGGACCCGGGATCGATCCCGAGATCCTGCCGGAGATCTTCTCCCCCCAGGTGACCGACGCGCCCGGCCGGACCAGCATGGGGCTGGGCCTCGGGCTGAGCCTCGCCCGGTCGGTCGTCACCGCATATGGCGGCATGATCGGGGCGTCCAACGTCAGCCCACACGGGGCGCAACTCGAGGTGCGCCTTCCCTTGGCGCAGCCGACAGGCGATCGGCCCGCGCCGAACCCGACGAACGGAGCACCATCGTGA
- a CDS encoding FABP family protein, with the protein MIRHYPRRVTLAPNLTPIASLVGTWTGTGSGEYPTIDPFDYTETITFEDIGKPFLAYQQRTRSPEGVPMHTETGFLRLPAEGVAEFTIAQPTGHTELCAGVLEIVDGVIELRMSGVVAGTATAKSVEATERRYRLDGDNLRTDFAMAAVGVPMTHHLTSELGRA; encoded by the coding sequence ATGATCCGGCATTACCCTCGCAGGGTGACCCTTGCGCCGAATCTGACCCCGATAGCCTCCCTCGTCGGCACCTGGACCGGTACCGGCAGCGGTGAGTATCCGACGATCGACCCGTTCGACTACACCGAGACGATCACCTTCGAGGACATCGGTAAACCGTTTCTGGCCTACCAGCAGCGCACTCGCTCGCCTGAGGGCGTACCGATGCACACCGAAACCGGATTCCTCCGGTTGCCGGCCGAGGGTGTCGCGGAATTCACCATCGCGCAGCCGACCGGACACACCGAACTGTGCGCAGGTGTCCTGGAGATCGTCGACGGCGTCATCGAACTCAGGATGTCGGGTGTCGTGGCAGGAACGGCCACGGCCAAGTCGGTGGAGGCCACCGAGCGTCGATACCGCCTGGACGGAGACAACCTGCGCACCGACTTCGCGATGGCGGCGGTCGGTGTGCCGATGACCCATCACCTCACCTCGGAGCTGGGCCGCGCCTGA